The following proteins are co-located in the Silene latifolia isolate original U9 population chromosome 1, ASM4854445v1, whole genome shotgun sequence genome:
- the LOC141605349 gene encoding phytyl ester synthase 1, chloroplastic-like isoform X2: protein MPPPTTTSGKDNMPSEDEAKRLSRLLKNCESRTFKDNGHTFAGMLTLSNKALCFESLGVGQYEKPARYDLSRGLKQVIKPELTGPLGARLFDKAVMYRSTLRMALIY, encoded by the exons ATGCCACCGCCAACAACCACCAG TGGGAAGGATAACATGCCAAGTGAAGATGAAGCAAAAAGGCTTTCACGTTTGCTCAAGAATTGTGAATCTCGAACCTTTAAAGACAATGGGCACACTTTTGCTG GTATGTTGACCCTAAGCAATAAAGCTTTGTGTTTTGAGTCGTTGGGAGTAGGTCAATATGAAAAGCCTGCAAGATATGATCTCTCAAGGGGTTTGAAACAGGTTATAAAGCCGGAATTGACTGGGCCTCTTGGTGCTCGACTGTTCGACAAGGCTGTGATGTACCGATCAACACT GAGGATGGCATTAATCTACTAA
- the LOC141605349 gene encoding phytyl ester synthase 1, chloroplastic-like isoform X1, translated as MPPPTTTSGKDNMPSEDEAKRLSRLLKNCESRTFKDNGHTFAGYKAGIDWASWCSTVRQGCDVPINTEDGINLLTVIKATNKYGRSRSLDFVTDFVLQVCKNTKLILIKLPVVCWCWCWIK; from the exons ATGCCACCGCCAACAACCACCAG TGGGAAGGATAACATGCCAAGTGAAGATGAAGCAAAAAGGCTTTCACGTTTGCTCAAGAATTGTGAATCTCGAACCTTTAAAGACAATGGGCACACTTTTGCTG GTTATAAAGCCGGAATTGACTGGGCCTCTTGGTGCTCGACTGTTCGACAAGGCTGTGATGTACCGATCAACACT GAGGATGGCATTAATCTACTAACAGTCATTAAAGCCACCAACAAATATGGCCGTTCAAGGAGCCTTGATTTTGTTACTGACTTTGTCCTCCAAGTCTGCAAGAATACAAAGTTGATTTTGATAAAGTTGCCGG TTGTTTGCTGGTGCTGGTGCTGGATAAAATAA
- the LOC141646555 gene encoding uncharacterized protein LOC141646555: MVITATGSLKEACMCKGFGSTLSRAALFNKEKVAIPSCDIATAIQAFRRGLHQDSDLYKDLTKHPCTTFEEVQSKAIAVIRLEEDSTPIRGVYDSDPVSRKDPVEKRSERPKPYNRSVNKVSGSSEGKSEADLPPKVSEYGFTTNLAGLFKALKELGHRVRWLKPPAEGYFSSRKETGKKCEFHGSNTHDTDECHSLRKEVKFHYDQGNLDHLLPRGTTRVNSVDQVLPSPPPQCTRTVNVITGGSELCGLTYSAAKRHATRTKGDIPENSCRINCQNLPSVTFDETDTESALEQHHDALIITLPIGNCEVRKILVDTGSSVNLIMLETLKGMGFTEKDLAKKAAPLVGFSGETKYSLGEIVIPTYAGAVNKQVISR, translated from the exons atggtgataaccgcaactGGATCCTTAAAGGAAGCTTGTATGTGTAAAGGATTCGGGTCAACCTTGTCTAGAGCAGCTCT gttcaacaaagagaaggtggctATCCCGAGTTGtgatatagcaaccgctatacaagccttccgccgAGGACTGCACCAAGATTCAGATCTTTACAAGGACCTGACGAAGCACCCTTGCACCACCTTTGAGGAAGTACAGTCAAAGGCAATTGCTGTCATAAGGCTAGAGGAAGACTCTACACCCATTAGAGGCGTCTATGATTCAGATCCAGTATCCAGAAAAGATCCAGTAGAGAAGAGGAGTGAAAGACCCAAACCCTACAACAGGAGTGTAAACAAAGTTTCTGGAAGTTCTGAAGGAAAGAGCGAAGCAGATCTGCCTCCGAAAGTAAGTGAGTATGGTTTTACCACTAATCTTGCAGGGTTATTTAAAGCTTTGAAGGAGTTGGGACATAGAGTCAGATGGCTAAAACCTCCAGCAGAAGGATACTTCAGCAGCAGAAAGGAAACAggcaagaagtgtgagttccacggcAGCAACACCCATGACACCGACGAATGCCATTCCCTCAGAAAGGAAGTCAAGTTCCATTATGATCAAGGAAACCTGGATCACCTCTTACCCAGAGGCACAACCAGAGTGAACTCAGTAGATCAGGTTCTGCCATCTCCTCCTCCTCAATGCACTAGAACTGTGAATGTTATTACAGGTGGATCGGAGCTGTGCGGACTGACATATTCAGCAGCAAAGAGGCACGCAACCAGAACTAAGGGAGACATACCAGAAAATTCCTGCAGGATCAACTGCCAGAATCTGCCATCAGTTACCTTTGACGAAACAGATACAGAGTCCGCTCTAGAACAGCACCACGATGCTCTAATCATCACGCTCCCCATAGGAAATTGCGAGGTGAGAAAGATCTTGGTGGATACCGGAAGCTCCGTCAACTTGATCATGTTAGAGACACTCAAAGGCATGGGATTCACCGAGAAAGATCTAGCAAAGAAGGCGGCCCCCTTGGTTGGTTTCAGTGGCGAAACAAAGTATTCCCTGGGAGAAatcgtcatcccaacctatgccGGAGCTGTAAACAAGCAG gTAATTAGCCGATAG